From Macaca mulatta isolate MMU2019108-1 chromosome 1, T2T-MMU8v2.0, whole genome shotgun sequence, the proteins below share one genomic window:
- the RSRP1 gene encoding arginine/serine-rich protein 1, which produces MSNYVNDMWPGSPQEKDSPSASRSGGSSRLSSRSRSRSFSRSSRSRSRVSSRFSSRSRSRSRSRRSRSRSRSRRRHQRKYRRYSRSYSRSRSRSRSRRYRERRYGFSRRYYRSPSRSRSRSRSRSRERSYYGRAYAMARGRRYYGFGRTVYPEERSRWRDRSRTRSRSRTPFRLSEKDRMELLEIAKANAAKALGTTNIDLPASLRTVHVAKETSHGIGVSSNGAKPELSENVTEDGPRNPSEKPSQQRSIAFSSNNSVAKPIQKSAKAATEETSSRSPKIDKKKSPYGLWIPV; this is translated from the exons ATGTCCAACTACGTGAACGACATGTGGCCGGGCTCGCCGCAGGAGAAGGATTCGCCCTCCGCCTCGCGGTCGGGCGGGTCCAGCCGGCTCTCGTCGCGGTCTAGGAGCCGTTCTTTTTCCAGAAGCTCTCGGTCCCGTTCCCGCGTCTCGAGTCGGTTTTCGTCCAGGAGTCGGAGCCGGAGCCGGAGCCGGAGGAGTAGGTCAAGGTCCCGTTCCCGAAGGCGCCACCAGCGGAAGTACAGACGCTACTCGCGGTCATACTCGCGGAGCCGGTCGCGATCTCGCAGCCGCCGTTACCGAGAGAGGCGCTACGGCTTCTCCAGGAGATACTACCGGTCTCCTTCGCGGTCCCGGTCCCGTAGCAGGTCGCGCTCTCGGGAAAGGTCGTACTACGGAAGGGCGTACGCGATGGCGCGGGGGCGGCGCTACTATGGCTTTGGTCGCACAGTGTACCCGGAGGAGCGCAGCAGATGGAGGGACAGATCCAGGACGAGGTCGCGGAGCAGAACCCCCTTTCGCTTAAGTGAAAAAG atcgAATGGAGCTGTTAGAAATAGCAAAAGCCAATGCAGCGAAAGCTTTAGGAACAACCAACATTGACTTGCCAGCTAGTCTCAGAACTGTGCATGTAGCCAAAGAAACAAGCCATGGAATAGGTGTATCAAGTAATGGTGCAAAGCCTGAA CTGTCAGAAAACGTAACAGAAGATGGACCTAGAAATCCTAGTGAAAAACCTTCCCAGCAAAGAAGCATAGCTTTTAGTTCTAAT AATTCTGTAGCAAAaccaatacaaaaatcagctaaaGCTGCCACAGAAGAGACATCTTCAAGATCACcaaaaatagataagaaaaaaagtCCATATGGACTGTGGATACCTGTCTGA